GGTTAACGTCGAATGTTATTCCGTTTATTTTAGGGATTCTTTCGGGTATTATTTTTGGATATAGTATCGCTGCTTCGATCCTACTGGGGGCTATTTTAGCTTCGCATACGCTGTTAGGATACCCAATTGCAAGTAGGTTAGGCATAGTGAAAAATAAAGCCATTACGATGGCTGTTGGAGGAACGATTATTACAGATGTCATAGCTTTGGTCGTGTTAGCAATTGTAGCCGGGGCATCTAAGGGAGAATTTTCGTTTTTCTTTCTTTTTAAATTGTTAGTAAATTTAGCGATTGTTGCATTAATTATTTTAAAAGGGATTCCGATTATCGCTCGTTCTTTTTTTAGAAATGTAAGCGAGGAAGGAGTCGTTCAATTTATTTTTGTGATGAGTACGTTATTTGCTTCGGCACTTCTTGCAGAAATTGCCGGAGTAGAAGCCATTATTGGTGCTTTATTTGCTGGCCTTGCTTTAAATCGATTTATTGTGGAACATGGAACATTAATGAACCGAATAAACTTTACGTCCAATGCTATTTTTGTTCCATTCTTCTTACTTTCTGTTGGGATGCTCGTTGATTTACCCTCTTTAATTGGTAGCATGGAATCGATTTTGTTAGCAGCAGTGTTCATTATTTTTGTTGCTATTGGTAAATCGATACCTGCTATTTTAACAGGAAAAATTTATCATTATACGAAAAACGAAATTATTATGATTTTTGGACTTTCGATTTCGCATGCGTCTGCTACACTTGCCGCTACATTAGTTGGGTACGAAATTGGGATATTAGATCAAACTATGGTAAATGCGATTATTTTAATGATTTTATTTACTTGTATTATCGGTCCATATTATGTAGAAAAATCAGGGCGAGAAATTGCTACGCATGAAGGACAAGTGCCGTATGCTGAAAATGAACGTCCACAACGAATTTTAATTCCAATCGCCAACCCGAAAAATATGGAAGCACTTTTAGACTTTTCAATGATTTTAAGAAGAGAACATTCTACCGAATCGCTTTATCCACTGACGATTGTAAGAGAAGACTTGACGTCCAATGTACCACAAGTGGCGCAAGCGGAAAAAATGCTCGGTCATGCTGTATTATATGCAGCGGGAGCAGAAGTGCCAGTTCGAGTGTTAACAAGGATTGATCAAAGTGTGTCAAATGGGATTTTACGTGCCATTGCCGAAGAACAAATTTCAACGGTAGTTGTTGGATGGAATCCGAAAATGACAGGAAAAGATAAAATTTTTGGTTCGATTCTTGACCAGCTTTTAGATCAAACGTATCATCCTATTTTTGTTACCAACCTTGTGAAACCATTAAATACAACACGACGTGTGGTAATGATTATCCCGAAAAATAGTTTATTGAAACGTTCATTTAAAGCTACAATGAAACGGTTAAAAACAATTGTTAGTCGTTTAGGAGCAACGTTGCACTTAATTATTTTGCGTGATGAGAAAAATCTTCCTTTATATAAAGAAATAATGGATGAATTAGAACCGAAACCCATAACAACATATGAGTTTGTTGAAAGTTACGAAAAGTTGTATGAAGAAGTATTTCCTAATATTAAAGAAAATGATTTAACGATTCTTTTGAGTGCGAGAAAAGGGACCACAGCTTACCGACCACAACTAGAAGAAATACCAAGTCAATTAGCAGAGAAAGTTTCCGAAAACTTCGTTATTTTTTATCCGAAAGAAGAAGAAAATATCGATGAACGAGGAACAACTGGAACAGAATTACCGAAAGAAATTTTATTACCGCGTGATTTTACCTGAAAAAAGAATGACAGCCTTACTCCTAAATGGAGTAAGGCTGTTTGTTTTTATTATTCTTTCACACAAATAAAAGTAAAATTTGTTGATTTTTAAGGAGTTTTGACGCATTTTTTAGAAAATCAATGATTTTTTTTGAGTGTTCATGTTAGAATAAAAACAACTAGTTTTGTTTCGTGAGTTAGGAGAGACAGTATATGACAGAAGAAAAAATAATGTCCCCTTCAAGTATAGAAAGAATTTCTACATTTTTAGATGACCACATTTTCTATTTTCTAGAAGAATGGTTAAAGGTTTCGAAAATTATAAAAGACGATCCCTTTTATGAAGAAGTGAAAAAAAATGGGATTATGACAGTCCGTCTTGTCATTAAATCTTTAACAGGTTCTTATACAAACGTAGTGGAAAAATTAATGAAAAAAGTAGCGAATGAACGGATTCAAGCTAATGTTAATATTAGTGAGTTTGTTTACAATATTAACGTTGGTCGAAAAATTGTGATTGATAAAGTGTTAAGCGAAGATAGTTTTTCGTTTGATGAAAAAATATACACTATTTTGGTAACGAATCGGTTATTTGATGATTATGCGTACCTAGCTGTTCGGGAATATACAAAAATTAAAGATCAAATTATTTTAAATAAAAGTTTGTTTATCCAAGAAATGCATCAAGATCGTTTATCTTTACTTGGACAACTATCGGCTGGATTTGCCCATGAATTCCGTAATCCTTTAACAGCTGTGAAAGGATTTGTTCAGTTGCTTGAGCAACAAGTAACAGACGAAACAACCGAAAAATATTTTGAAATCATTAACCGAGAACTAGATAAGCTACAGGGGAAAATTAATCAATTTTTATATTTTTCAAAAATAGAAGGAATTACGGAAGAAAAGAAAAGTTTTCAATTAGAACCAGCCATTAAGGAAATGATTGATTTACTTTACCCGCGAATTGTAGAAGAAAAAATTGTTGTAACAAAACAAATGGAACAAGACCTTTATGTATGCGGTGTAGAAGAACAATTAAAACAAGTGATTTTAAATATTTTAAACAATGCAGTAGATGAATTGAAAATGACAAAAAAGCAAGAAAAGAATATTCATATTACGGCAACATCGAAAGACGAATGCGTGGAATTGTGCATTTCTAATAATGGCCCTCAGATTCCGCAACATATTATTGACAACATTTTCTCTCCTTTTGTCAGTACAAAACAATTAGGGACTGGAATTGGTTTATCGGTATGTAAAAAAATTATTGATTTACATGACGGACGAGTGGAAGTGTATTCTTCGGAAGAAAAAACGGGTTTTTTGATTCAATTACCGAGATGTCGTGAACATGAAAAATAGAGGGTGCATCACATGCCCCTCTATTTTGTTTTATTTAAAAAGAATAAAGCAATGGTACCTGGACCTGAATGTGCACCAATGGCACAACCGACATAGTAGACAATACATTCTTTAATCGGGAAATGTTGCTCGATATAAGATTTTAGTTCTTCCACACCTTCCATATCATCCCCGTGACTAATGGCGATCGTTTGATTTTCTAATTGAACGCCACGCTCTACCATTACATCCGCCATCCGCTTTAATACTTTTTTTCGACCGCGAATTTTTTCAAGTGGAACTAAAGATCCATCTTCTACATGTAAAAGTGGCTTGATTTTTAACAAGCTACCTACAAAAGCAGAAGTACGACTTACCCGGCCACCGCGTAATAAATATTCCAAATCATCTACGGTAAATAAATGTTCCATATGACTAGTATAAAAATGTGCAGCTTCAATCACTTCTTCATCGCTTTTTCCATTTTTTTGTTCATTAGCTGTTAAGTAAACGGCTAATCCTTGTCCTAAGGATGCACATTTAGAATCCACCATTTCACATTTGAAATCAGGATATTCTTCAACTATTTCGTTTTTCATTAGTTGCGCAGTTTGATACGTTCCTGACAGTTTGGATGAAAATGTTATATATAGGCAATCTTTCTTTTGTTTTGCATATTTCTCGAAAGTTTCCTTTAATAGTAGTGGGGGAACTTGTGATGTTTTAGCAACAGCTCCTTCTCGCATAGCTTCATATAGTTTTTTTGGATGCAACGTTTTCCCGTCTTCATATTGGTGATTATTTAGATCTACCATAAGCGGTAACACATCAATTTCATATTGTTCTATAATATGAGGTGGTAAGTCACAACCTGTGTCTGTAATTATTTGGAGTGCCATATACACACAACCTTTCATCTTTTACTTACTTATACAGTTTAGAAATTCCCGAGATAAAAATCAATGAAACTTTTACAATCATTTTACTTTTCCCTCCTTTGGTTATGCTAATAATAGGGAAAAGGGTAAAAAGGGGCGATACAGATGTTTGAAAAGTTTATAAAAATGGTAGTGATTATTTTAGGCGCGCTCTTAAATGCAGTAGCGTTAAATTTTTTTTTAATTCCAGCGAACGTCTATGCAAGTGGTTTTACAGGGATTGCCCAATTGTTAACAAATTTTCTTCCCTTATCCACAGGAATTCTGTTAGCACTTTTAAATATTCCAGTCGTTATTTTAGCGTGGGTACGAGTAGGGCGTTTTTTTACGATTTTTAGTATTATTAGCATTTTTTTGCTATCTCTATTTTTAGAAGTTATTCCGGTTGAAGCCATTTCAGGTAATGTTTTATTGAATGCTGTGTTTGGTGGTGTAATCGGTGCAATCGGTACTGGGCTAACATTAAAGTACGGAGCTTCTACAGGTGGATTAGATATTATAGCGATGGTATTATCCCGGATTAGTAACCAATCGGTTGGGAATTACTTTTTTATTTTAAATGGGTTAATCGTTTCTGTAACAGGAGTTTTATTTGGATGGGAATTAGCGTTATATACGTTAGTAACATTGTATGTTTCCTCTAGGGTCATTGATGCCATTCATACGAGTAATGTGAAGTTAACTGCCATGATTATGACGAAACATGGAGATGAATTAGTGAGCGCTATTCAGCAAAAGTTAATACGAGGGATTACAGTTGTTCCTGCTACAGGTGGATATACAAAAGAAAATTTAGAAATGCTTGTCATGGTATTAACTCGTTATGAATTATATTATTTAGAAAAGATTATTAAAGAAGTGGATGAAAATGCGTTTGTAAACATCGTACAAACAACAAAAGTGTATGGTTTTTTCAGAAAAGATTTCGAATAAGAAAGGCGTTGAATGAGTGAAAAAACAGTTGTTATTGCTAATTTGTTTTTGTGGTATTTTGTTTAGCTTTGGATGTGCTTCGACTATTCCAGAAGTAAAAACAGAAGAAAAATGGATGGATGAAAAAGAGAATGCACAAAAAGAATTAGTAGAAGGATTTCCGGTACGAGTAACGGCAAAAGAGCAAGCGGATCAAACGATAAAATTGAAAGTATCTGTTACAAATCAAACAAAACAAGATGCAACATTTATTTTTTTAACAGAGAACTTATATTATTTTCAAGTGAAAACAGAAGTTGGAGACGTTTTGTATGATAGTATTGGAAGGAATAAAGAAAATAATTATGTGCGAGAATTAAAAGTGAAGCAAGGAGAAGCATTAGCTTTTGAAGCAATGTGGGATGGAACGGTAAATGGTGCTAAAATATCCAATGGTACGTATGAAGTGACAGGTGGAATATTAGTAAATAAAACAGAAAATATAGAAATAGATGAAAATGGATTATTTGACACGGTTCCTTTAGAAGTAACTACGCATTAATCATAAAAAATCGCCTTAACTCTAGGAAGAGAGAGGCGTTTTTTTGTTTAGAAAGCTACTTATAAAGACATGACTTCTTCTAAATAATGAGCAATGCCATTTTCCATATTTGTTTTTGTAATGTCGTTCGCTACTTCTTTTAGTTCATCAATTGCATTTCCCATTGCAATTCCATGACCAGCATATGTTAACATTTCGATATCATTATCTTCATCTCCAAAGGCAATGATGCGTTCTCTTGGAATTTGGTAGTAATTCGCGATTTTTTCAAGTCCGACGGCTTTGTTCATGCCGGCTTTCACGATTTCAATCATGTTCCAAGGAGGTGCCCATGTGCGATGATTAATCACTTCGGCATGTGCTTCTTTTAATTTTTCGTTAATCGTTCCCATTTGTTCATCTTTTGGCTGAATTAATAAAGAGGTTGGTGAGACGTTCATAATATTTTTTAAATCTCCTGTGTAAATAGAAGGATTTCCTTTGGAAAAGACATCAACAATTGTTCGATCGGGGTGGCGTAAATAAACTTGGTCTTTTACTTCGGCTAAGTAGTTAGGGACAGAATAATGGTCGCAAATTTCAAATACATCTTTTGCAATGGGAAGATCAACAGGTGTGTGATAGGTTCCGAAACTTCCAGTTGGATCGTGCGTAAATGCACCGTTAAAGTTCACAATTGGTGTTTTTAACCCAAGTTCGTGATAGTACGTCGCACTCGCTCGGTAAGGACGACCGGTAGCAATGACAACGATATTTCCTTCGTTTTGAAGGCGATGGATCACATTTTTTGTTTTTGTTGAAATTGTTTTATCATCTTGGAGAAGCGTACCATCTAAATCTAAAGCAATGAGATAAGGATTTGGATTATGCATACAATTCACCTTTTTATCTTTTTTTTTTGAATACTTATATTGTATCAATCGAATGTAAGTATTATGTTAAGTATATTCAAATTTAATGTAAAAAAGACTAGGTTACCACACCCCAGTCTTTTTATTTCTTCCTTATTTGTTAACAAATCCGTACACAGCAAACACTCCAGTACCAATGACTGCTGCTAAAAATAAAATCATTGTTAAGTAAAAGGTAGCTCTGCGCATAAAATACCTCCTCAAATTCCCTCTCTAGTAAATATTATAGGTATAATGACATTTGTTTTAAATTATATCATAAGGGTATCTTTTTTAAAATGTTAAATTTGTGCTTTTTGGTTTCAAATAAAGTACGATAAGAATAATCAAACTATTATGAGGTGAAGAGTAAATGATTGGAATTTTCCATGAATGGGTACACGACATTCCGGTTTTACATATTGTAAAGGGAACAAAGAAAGACGAACAACTTCCGACTGTTATATTTATACACGGTTTTACAAGTGCAAAAGAACATAATTTGCATTATGCTTATTACTTGGCAGAAAAAGGCTTTCGTGTATTATTACCAGAAGCAAAATTTCATGGAGAGCGTGCGGAAGAAGTGCCTTACGCAACATTCCTTCTTTCGTTTTGGGAAATTGTGATTCAAAATATTCAAGATGTAAAGACCATTAAGGAACATTATGAAGAAAAAGGATATATAGATCCGAATCGTATCGGGGTTGCTGGAACGTCAATGGGGGCGATTACGACACTTGGAGCTTTAACGCAATATGACTGGGTTAAAGCGGCCGTTTCGTTAATGGGAGCTCCTGCATATGTAGCGTTAGCAGAAGCGCAAGTCGAGGCAATGAAGCATCATTATGCAGATCATTTTGACAATATTGATATAGATGAACAATTAGGGCGTTTAAAAAAATATGATTTATCGATACATATGCATGCATTGCAAAAACGTCCGCTTTTGTTTTGGCACGGAAAACAAGATACCGTCGTTCCGTTTCAAAATGCATATATTTTTTATGAAGAAGCAAAATCGCATTACGGTGGAGATATAGAAAAGTTGCAATTTATTGCAGATGAAAAAGCGGGGCATAAAGTTTCACGTCAAGGGGTATTACAAACAGTAGCATGGTTTGAAAGATTTTTATAAACAACGATTAAACATATAGAAGGAGTAATACAGAAGCATGACACCTGAAGAAAAAGAAACAATAAAAGGTCATATGATGTCCCAATTAGAATATGTCATGGATCCGGAATTAGGAGTGGATATTGTCAATCTTGGATTAGTGTACGATGTGGACGTTTCCGACGACGGCGTAGCTTTAGTCACAATGACATTAACGTCGATGGGATGCCCAAGTGTGGGTGACATTATCGCTCAACTAAAGGTACATCTAGAAGTTATCCCAGGAGTGGAAAAAGCAGAAGCAAATATTGTTTGGAGCCCACCTTGGACAAAAGATAAAATGAGTCGTTATGCAAAAATTGCATTAGGGGTTCATGAATAAATGAAAGTAAAAGAAGATTCGTAGTATAGGAATCTTCTTTTTTTATTTTAAAAAGTGAAAATAATTGAAATTGTAATAAAATAATATTTATACTATTGATTTTATTTTTATTCATCTTTATAATGTTACTTAATTATTCCATTACAAAGGGGACGACTTAAAAATGAAAGTAGGAATTATCGGAGCAACAGGATACGGAGGAGTAGAATTAATTCGTATTCTTTATTTACATCCAAATGTTTCATCGTTTTCTGTATATTCTTCGTCGATGGAAGGAAAAAAAATAGATGAAAGCTATCCGCATTTTTACGGAATGCCATTAACGTTACAACCAATTGACCCGGAAAAAATCGCAAAAGATGTAGACGTTGTTTTTTGTGCTACTCCATCTGGTGTATCTGCTAAAATTGTACCGGAATTAATCAAGGCGGGTGTGCCAGTGATTGATTTATCAGGAGATTTTCGTTTAAAAGATCGTACACAGTATAAAGAATGGTATAAAAAAGACCCAGTACCACAAAATTATTTAGATAAAGCAATTTATGGATTAACAGAGTGGGTAGAAGAAGATTTGAAAGGTGTACGTTTTATTTCGAATCCTGGCTGTTTCCCAACTGCAACGTTATTAGGGTTAGGGCCACTTTTGAAAAATGATTTAATCGATGTCGATTCTATTATTATTGATGCAAAAACCGGAGTAAGTGGTGCTGGTCGTTCATTAACCATCAAATCACATTTCGGAGAAACAAATGAAAATTTAGCGGTATATAAATTAAATCATCATCAGCACATCCCAGAAATCGAGCAAATGTTACGTCGTTGGAATCCGGATGTGACACCCATTACGTTTAGTACGCATTTAGTTCCAATGACTAGAGGAATTATGGTAACAACATACGCAAAAGCAAAAAAAGCACTAACAGAAAAACAATTACGTGCCATTTATAAAGAAAAATATGATCATCATTATTTCGTTGGTATTCGACCGGAAGGAGTATTTCCAACGACAAAAGAAGTGTATGGCTCAAACTTCTGTGATATTGGGGTTACATATGATGAACGTACAGGAAGAATTACAGTCGTATCTGTCATTGATAATTTAATGAAAGGTGCTGCTGGTCAGGCCGTTCAAAACTTTAATCTGATGTTTGGATTTGATGAAAAAGCAGGGCTTGATTTTATGCCTATTTATCCATAAATTGTTCGGAAAGGATCGTTAGAAATGACAACATCAAAGATAAAAAAACTAGAAAAAGGAACTATCACATCTCCTAAGGGATTTTCAGCAAGTGGAACACATATTGGACTAAAAAAGAAAAAATTAGATTTAGCCGTTCTTTATAGTGAAGCACCAGCTACGGCAGCTGCTGTCTATACATTAAATCAAGTGCAAGCAGCTCCTATTGCAGTGACAAAAGAAGCGATTGCAAAAGAAGAAAAGATTCAAGCTGTTGTTATTAATAGTGGAAATGCGAATGCTTGTACAGGTACACAAGGAATAAAAGATGCAAAAGAAATGCAACAATTGACGGCGGAATTATTTCACATTCCTAGTCATTATGTGGCGGTTTCTTCGACAGGTGTCATTGGTCAATTAATGCCGATGGACGTAGTGCAAAAAGGAATACAAAACGTAACGTTACAAGAAGAAGATGGAGGAAAAAACTTTGCTACGGCTATTTTAACGACAGACACATATACCAAAACATCTGCATATCAACTAGAATTAAATGGAGAAACGATTACTATCGCAGGTGTATGTAAAGGATCAGGGATGATTCATCCAAACATGGCAACGATGCTTGCATTCATTACAACGGATGCGAACATTGAAGCTGCGGCTTTAAAAAAGGCGCTTAGTGAAGTAACGAATCAAACGTTTAACTGTATTACCGTAGATGGAGAAACATCTACAAATGACATGGTATTAGTGTTAGCAAATGGATTAGCATCCACACATACTTTAACGGAAACAGATGAAAACTATTCATTGTTCGTAGAAGCATTACGATTAGTAAGTGAAGATTTAGCGAAAAAAATTGCTCGTGACGGTGAAGGAGCAACAAAACTAATCGAAGTAACCGTAAAAGGTGCTAAAACAAACAAAGAAGCAGGAATTATTGCGAAAAAAATTGCTGGTTCTGATTTAGTGAAAACAGCTGTTTATGGAAAAGATGCTAACTGGGGAAGAATTATTTGTGCAATTGGTCATAGTGAACAACCGATTAATCCGGATACTGTCGATATCGCGATTGGACCGATTAACATGTTAGCACAATCACAGCCGGTTGTATTTGATGAAGAAAAAGCTTCTGAATATTTTGAGAAAAATGAAAAGATTGAAATTTTTGTCGACTTACATGTTGGAGACGGAAGTCAAAAAGCTTGGGGATGCGATTTGACTTATGATTACGTTAAAATCAACGCAAGTTATCGTACATGATGAAAGGTGAAGAAAGAAAATGAATAAAATGATCGTTGTAAAATGTGGTGGAAGTACATTAGATGAGCTTTCACCTTCCTTTTTCAAAGGAATCCATCTATTAAAAGAACAAGGGTACCAACCAATTATCGTCCATGGTGGAGGTCCGGCTATTAAAAGAATGTTAGATACGCT
The genomic region above belongs to Massilibacterium senegalense and contains:
- a CDS encoding BsuPI-related putative proteinase inhibitor; this translates as MKKQLLLLICFCGILFSFGCASTIPEVKTEEKWMDEKENAQKELVEGFPVRVTAKEQADQTIKLKVSVTNQTKQDATFIFLTENLYYFQVKTEVGDVLYDSIGRNKENNYVRELKVKQGEALAFEAMWDGTVNGAKISNGTYEVTGGILVNKTENIEIDENGLFDTVPLEVTTH
- a CDS encoding YitT family protein, whose amino-acid sequence is MFEKFIKMVVIILGALLNAVALNFFLIPANVYASGFTGIAQLLTNFLPLSTGILLALLNIPVVILAWVRVGRFFTIFSIISIFLLSLFLEVIPVEAISGNVLLNAVFGGVIGAIGTGLTLKYGASTGGLDIIAMVLSRISNQSVGNYFFILNGLIVSVTGVLFGWELALYTLVTLYVSSRVIDAIHTSNVKLTAMIMTKHGDELVSAIQQKLIRGITVVPATGGYTKENLEMLVMVLTRYELYYLEKIIKEVDENAFVNIVQTTKVYGFFRKDFE
- a CDS encoding DegV family protein, whose protein sequence is MALQIITDTGCDLPPHIIEQYEIDVLPLMVDLNNHQYEDGKTLHPKKLYEAMREGAVAKTSQVPPLLLKETFEKYAKQKKDCLYITFSSKLSGTYQTAQLMKNEIVEEYPDFKCEMVDSKCASLGQGLAVYLTANEQKNGKSDEEVIEAAHFYTSHMEHLFTVDDLEYLLRGGRVSRTSAFVGSLLKIKPLLHVEDGSLVPLEKIRGRKKVLKRMADVMVERGVQLENQTIAISHGDDMEGVEELKSYIEQHFPIKECIVYYVGCAIGAHSGPGTIALFFLNKTK
- a CDS encoding cation:proton antiporter, coding for MMKDPIMILAITMGLFLLMPPIVKRFKMPDLIGYLIAGIIIGPHGFGLIDRDQTIILLGTVGLLLIMFLAGLEIDLDGFARYKNRSILFGLTSNVIPFILGILSGIIFGYSIAASILLGAILASHTLLGYPIASRLGIVKNKAITMAVGGTIITDVIALVVLAIVAGASKGEFSFFFLFKLLVNLAIVALIILKGIPIIARSFFRNVSEEGVVQFIFVMSTLFASALLAEIAGVEAIIGALFAGLALNRFIVEHGTLMNRINFTSNAIFVPFFLLSVGMLVDLPSLIGSMESILLAAVFIIFVAIGKSIPAILTGKIYHYTKNEIIMIFGLSISHASATLAATLVGYEIGILDQTMVNAIILMILFTCIIGPYYVEKSGREIATHEGQVPYAENERPQRILIPIANPKNMEALLDFSMILRREHSTESLYPLTIVREDLTSNVPQVAQAEKMLGHAVLYAAGAEVPVRVLTRIDQSVSNGILRAIAEEQISTVVVGWNPKMTGKDKIFGSILDQLLDQTYHPIFVTNLVKPLNTTRRVVMIIPKNSLLKRSFKATMKRLKTIVSRLGATLHLIILRDEKNLPLYKEIMDELEPKPITTYEFVESYEKLYEEVFPNIKENDLTILLSARKGTTAYRPQLEEIPSQLAEKVSENFVIFYPKEEENIDERGTTGTELPKEILLPRDFT
- a CDS encoding prolyl oligopeptidase family serine peptidase; this translates as MIGIFHEWVHDIPVLHIVKGTKKDEQLPTVIFIHGFTSAKEHNLHYAYYLAEKGFRVLLPEAKFHGERAEEVPYATFLLSFWEIVIQNIQDVKTIKEHYEEKGYIDPNRIGVAGTSMGAITTLGALTQYDWVKAAVSLMGAPAYVALAEAQVEAMKHHYADHFDNIDIDEQLGRLKKYDLSIHMHALQKRPLLFWHGKQDTVVPFQNAYIFYEEAKSHYGGDIEKLQFIADEKAGHKVSRQGVLQTVAWFERFL
- a CDS encoding Cof-type HAD-IIB family hydrolase, producing MHNPNPYLIALDLDGTLLQDDKTISTKTKNVIHRLQNEGNIVVIATGRPYRASATYYHELGLKTPIVNFNGAFTHDPTGSFGTYHTPVDLPIAKDVFEICDHYSVPNYLAEVKDQVYLRHPDRTIVDVFSKGNPSIYTGDLKNIMNVSPTSLLIQPKDEQMGTINEKLKEAHAEVINHRTWAPPWNMIEIVKAGMNKAVGLEKIANYYQIPRERIIAFGDEDNDIEMLTYAGHGIAMGNAIDELKEVANDITKTNMENGIAHYLEEVMSL
- the argJ gene encoding bifunctional ornithine acetyltransferase/N-acetylglutamate synthase, with the protein product MTTSKIKKLEKGTITSPKGFSASGTHIGLKKKKLDLAVLYSEAPATAAAVYTLNQVQAAPIAVTKEAIAKEEKIQAVVINSGNANACTGTQGIKDAKEMQQLTAELFHIPSHYVAVSSTGVIGQLMPMDVVQKGIQNVTLQEEDGGKNFATAILTTDTYTKTSAYQLELNGETITIAGVCKGSGMIHPNMATMLAFITTDANIEAAALKKALSEVTNQTFNCITVDGETSTNDMVLVLANGLASTHTLTETDENYSLFVEALRLVSEDLAKKIARDGEGATKLIEVTVKGAKTNKEAGIIAKKIAGSDLVKTAVYGKDANWGRIICAIGHSEQPINPDTVDIAIGPINMLAQSQPVVFDEEKASEYFEKNEKIEIFVDLHVGDGSQKAWGCDLTYDYVKINASYRT
- a CDS encoding metal-sulfur cluster assembly factor, whose translation is MTPEEKETIKGHMMSQLEYVMDPELGVDIVNLGLVYDVDVSDDGVALVTMTLTSMGCPSVGDIIAQLKVHLEVIPGVEKAEANIVWSPPWTKDKMSRYAKIALGVHE
- a CDS encoding histidine kinase N-terminal domain-containing protein, translating into MTEEKIMSPSSIERISTFLDDHIFYFLEEWLKVSKIIKDDPFYEEVKKNGIMTVRLVIKSLTGSYTNVVEKLMKKVANERIQANVNISEFVYNINVGRKIVIDKVLSEDSFSFDEKIYTILVTNRLFDDYAYLAVREYTKIKDQIILNKSLFIQEMHQDRLSLLGQLSAGFAHEFRNPLTAVKGFVQLLEQQVTDETTEKYFEIINRELDKLQGKINQFLYFSKIEGITEEKKSFQLEPAIKEMIDLLYPRIVEEKIVVTKQMEQDLYVCGVEEQLKQVILNILNNAVDELKMTKKQEKNIHITATSKDECVELCISNNGPQIPQHIIDNIFSPFVSTKQLGTGIGLSVCKKIIDLHDGRVEVYSSEEKTGFLIQLPRCREHEK
- the argC gene encoding N-acetyl-gamma-glutamyl-phosphate reductase, with protein sequence MKVGIIGATGYGGVELIRILYLHPNVSSFSVYSSSMEGKKIDESYPHFYGMPLTLQPIDPEKIAKDVDVVFCATPSGVSAKIVPELIKAGVPVIDLSGDFRLKDRTQYKEWYKKDPVPQNYLDKAIYGLTEWVEEDLKGVRFISNPGCFPTATLLGLGPLLKNDLIDVDSIIIDAKTGVSGAGRSLTIKSHFGETNENLAVYKLNHHQHIPEIEQMLRRWNPDVTPITFSTHLVPMTRGIMVTTYAKAKKALTEKQLRAIYKEKYDHHYFVGIRPEGVFPTTKEVYGSNFCDIGVTYDERTGRITVVSVIDNLMKGAAGQAVQNFNLMFGFDEKAGLDFMPIYP